The Virgibacillus phasianinus genome includes a window with the following:
- a CDS encoding sensor histidine kinase, protein MRNWYHIIPRNTGLSSYAWIIFCILPFYFIFHSSTTIEIIIGITMIILFFATYRLSFLSEGWSVYLSVGIEMTISIVMTLFFGYVYFSLFLAFYIGNLQNKVGFITLYVVHLVTTLAAVSIGFISQSEAFLMQIPFIIISVIGVILLPFTLYNRNKQEKLESQLKEANKRISQLVVMEERHRIARDLHDTLGQKLSLIGLKSDLARKLVSIKPDAAKNEINDIHQTARTALKEVREMVSEMKGTKLKDELIRVQQILDAAQIECKIDGDLALKNVPLLIENVLSMSMKEAVTNVVKHSGATFCKIIIKQIPTELTITVMDNGIGIPDEIDSYKRNGLQGMRERLEFVNGHLELVSGEGTTLTIHVPHVIKQETK, encoded by the coding sequence TTGCGAAATTGGTATCACATTATTCCAAGGAATACAGGGCTTAGTTCCTATGCATGGATTATATTCTGTATCCTCCCTTTCTATTTTATATTTCACTCATCAACAACAATAGAAATCATTATTGGTATTACGATGATTATTCTGTTTTTTGCCACATACCGATTATCCTTTCTATCAGAAGGCTGGTCTGTTTATTTATCTGTGGGTATTGAAATGACGATAAGCATTGTGATGACATTGTTTTTTGGCTATGTTTATTTTTCGTTATTTCTTGCATTTTATATCGGGAATTTGCAAAACAAAGTCGGTTTTATTACGTTATATGTTGTTCATTTAGTAACCACCCTTGCTGCGGTGAGTATCGGTTTTATTTCCCAAAGTGAAGCATTTTTAATGCAGATTCCATTCATTATTATAAGTGTGATTGGTGTTATCTTGTTGCCATTTACTTTGTATAATCGCAACAAACAGGAAAAGCTGGAAAGCCAATTAAAAGAGGCGAACAAGCGGATTTCTCAATTGGTTGTAATGGAGGAAAGGCATCGGATTGCCCGTGATTTACATGATACACTTGGACAAAAGCTGTCACTTATTGGATTAAAAAGTGATTTGGCCAGAAAATTAGTTAGTATCAAGCCTGACGCTGCTAAGAATGAAATAAATGATATTCATCAAACAGCAAGAACCGCGTTAAAAGAAGTCCGCGAGATGGTTTCTGAGATGAAGGGTACAAAATTAAAGGACGAGCTCATCCGGGTTCAGCAAATACTGGATGCAGCACAAATAGAATGCAAAATTGATGGTGATCTAGCGCTGAAAAACGTTCCTTTGCTAATTGAAAATGTTTTGAGCATGAGTATGAAAGAGGCTGTAACTAATGTCGTGAAACATAGCGGTGCAACCTTTTGTAAGATCATTATTAAACAGATACCAACTGAACTTACCATTACTGTAATGGATAATGGTATTGGAATTCCGGATGAAATCGATTCATACAAAAGGAATGGGCTACAGGGTATGAGGGAACGACTGGAATTCGTAAATGGTCATTTGGAGCTTGTTTCTGGAGAAGGAACCACACTTACAATCCACGTCCCGCACGTGATTAAACAAGAAACGAAATAG
- a CDS encoding response regulator transcription factor — translation MISIVIAEDQRMLLGALGSLLDLEDDMKVVGMANNGEEALALVKQFQPDICMMDIEMPLKTGLDAAEELRDDPCKVIVLTTFARTGYFERARKAEVNGYLLKDSPSEDLANSIRVIMDGRKVYAPELVDMAYSTGSPLTEREEQVIHLIASGKTTKEIASQLFITTGTVRNYVSVILDKLDVTNRIEAISRFKEKGWFKGKGSG, via the coding sequence GTGATAAGTATTGTAATTGCTGAGGATCAGCGGATGCTGCTTGGCGCTCTTGGGTCTTTACTTGACTTGGAAGACGATATGAAGGTAGTAGGGATGGCAAATAATGGGGAGGAAGCATTGGCTCTTGTGAAACAATTTCAACCCGACATTTGTATGATGGATATTGAAATGCCATTGAAAACCGGACTGGATGCTGCTGAAGAATTGAGGGATGATCCTTGCAAAGTAATTGTTCTCACAACATTTGCGCGTACAGGCTATTTTGAGCGCGCCCGTAAAGCCGAAGTTAATGGGTATCTGCTCAAGGATAGCCCCAGCGAGGATTTAGCGAACTCAATTCGCGTTATCATGGACGGCCGAAAAGTTTATGCGCCAGAATTGGTCGATATGGCATATAGTACTGGAAGTCCATTAACAGAACGAGAAGAACAAGTTATTCATTTAATCGCAAGTGGGAAGACAACGAAAGAAATCGCTAGCCAATTATTTATCACCACAGGGACTGTTCGTAATTATGTTTCCGTCATACTGGATAAGCTCGATGTGACGAATCGAATCGAAGCCATTTCGCGGTTTAAAGAGAAAGGATGGTTTAAAGGGAAAGGTTCGGGATAA
- a CDS encoding DMT family transporter, with amino-acid sequence MNWILIIIAGVLEVCWATFLGYADSLFDWVLVAGLMVISFWLVTLTFRTLSVAVAYTVFVGIGTIGTYLFGILSGEPFSIKQLFFFMLLVIGVLGMKFTTKEGDK; translated from the coding sequence ATGAACTGGATTTTAATCATAATTGCTGGTGTTTTAGAGGTATGCTGGGCCACTTTCCTAGGGTATGCGGATTCATTATTTGATTGGGTACTGGTAGCAGGTTTAATGGTTATTAGCTTCTGGCTGGTCACATTAACCTTCCGTACCCTCTCAGTGGCTGTGGCCTACACTGTATTTGTTGGTATCGGAACAATTGGCACGTATCTTTTTGGAATACTAAGTGGGGAGCCATTTTCCATAAAGCAACTATTTTTCTTTATGCTATTGGTAATTGGAGTTCTTGGTATGAAATTTACTACTAAAGAAGGTGACAAATAA
- a CDS encoding TetR family transcriptional regulator — protein MRVKKQEKYDAILEAAFHIIEEKGFENTSISDIVKRANVAQGTFYLYFKSKNDLVPAIAEELLTITNDMLTDYVRDSMSIDEKLKKMIDVTFENTKKYKAIIALCYSGQAYGHSFGKWEEMYTPYYNWMEKHLLQAKEQNEIAQDTKIEFSVRIIINTIEQTADRMYLTNSITGVDSHEDLKKELFNFIKRALV, from the coding sequence ATGCGTGTAAAAAAGCAGGAAAAATATGACGCAATTCTTGAGGCAGCATTTCATATAATTGAGGAAAAAGGTTTTGAAAACACGTCTATTTCAGACATTGTAAAACGTGCAAACGTAGCACAGGGCACATTTTATTTATATTTCAAATCAAAAAATGACCTAGTTCCCGCAATAGCTGAGGAACTACTGACCATCACAAATGACATGCTTACAGACTATGTTAGGGATTCTATGTCCATTGATGAAAAACTGAAAAAGATGATTGATGTGACATTTGAAAATACGAAGAAGTATAAAGCAATTATTGCATTGTGCTATTCAGGTCAAGCCTACGGGCATTCTTTTGGAAAGTGGGAAGAGATGTATACGCCATACTACAACTGGATGGAGAAGCACTTGCTGCAGGCTAAAGAGCAGAATGAAATAGCCCAGGATACCAAAATTGAATTTAGCGTACGCATCATCATTAACACGATCGAACAAACCGCAGACCGTATGTATCTAACAAATAGTATCACTGGGGTTGATAGCCATGAAGATCTCAAAAAAGAACTTTTTAATTTTATAAAACGGGCATTGGTTTAA
- a CDS encoding DMT family transporter yields MAWILLMIAGTEEVISVSLLKYVHEYRKKWPVFIIVLGYALSFTCMAIAMKSITPGVAYAVWTGMGSVGITLVSYFWFKEKIYLPQVICLSLIVIGIAGLKLN; encoded by the coding sequence ATGGCATGGATCCTATTAATGATTGCCGGGACCGAGGAAGTTATCTCGGTAAGTCTGTTAAAATATGTACATGAATACAGGAAAAAGTGGCCGGTCTTCATCATTGTATTAGGTTACGCGCTCTCCTTTACCTGTATGGCGATTGCGATGAAGTCCATAACGCCTGGAGTGGCTTATGCGGTCTGGACTGGAATGGGAAGTGTTGGTATTACCTTGGTCAGCTACTTCTGGTTTAAAGAAAAAATTTATTTACCACAGGTAATATGCCTTAGCTTGATAGTAATTGGTATTGCTGGTCTAAAGTTAAATTAG
- a CDS encoding DUF4097 family beta strand repeat-containing protein, with amino-acid sequence MTGVVIEMALFGLNKNAVQIDQKELVRGELIESLNISTSSADIELLSGNNNEIGILLQGEMSEKLAEDYEFKINQKMNRLDISFKTNNRSSGFQFGSSYSDVKLQITLPEKVYNDVQVQTSSGDITINNVYAGTLSSRSSSGDQTISGLKIRERLFVKSSSGDIEAKDSYAGGAKFHASSGSIKLKEIVCNETTLETSSGDAVYQNETISGSLTCKASSGDVTVHVDQLPESIGMECRANSGGIKVNIDGLEVKEKTDHLLIASKGTEGSKVHCRTSSGDIKVY; translated from the coding sequence ATGACAGGAGTGGTGATTGAAATGGCGTTATTTGGTTTGAATAAAAATGCAGTTCAGATTGACCAAAAAGAATTGGTGCGTGGAGAGCTAATCGAATCATTAAACATTTCAACTTCCTCGGCGGACATTGAACTTTTATCTGGAAATAATAATGAAATAGGTATTTTATTACAAGGGGAAATGAGTGAGAAACTGGCTGAGGACTATGAGTTTAAGATTAACCAAAAGATGAACAGACTGGACATCAGTTTTAAAACCAATAACCGTTCATCAGGATTTCAATTTGGAAGTAGCTATAGTGATGTTAAACTGCAAATTACATTACCCGAGAAGGTGTATAATGATGTCCAGGTTCAAACATCATCTGGCGATATTACGATCAATAATGTGTACGCAGGAACACTGAGTAGCAGATCTTCGTCCGGAGATCAAACCATTTCGGGATTAAAAATAAGAGAACGTCTCTTCGTGAAATCCTCCAGTGGGGATATTGAGGCAAAAGACAGTTATGCAGGTGGCGCCAAATTTCATGCTAGCAGCGGCAGCATAAAACTCAAGGAGATTGTATGTAACGAGACAACGCTGGAAACGTCTTCAGGGGATGCTGTTTATCAAAACGAGACAATTAGTGGTAGTTTAACCTGTAAAGCCTCAAGCGGAGATGTTACCGTTCATGTTGATCAGTTACCTGAATCAATAGGGATGGAATGCAGGGCCAATTCTGGAGGCATCAAGGTCAATATTGACGGGTTGGAGGTTAAAGAGAAAACGGACCACCTGCTCATCGCTTCTAAGGGAACTGAAGGAAGTAAGGTCCATTGTCGGACAAGTTCGGGTGATATAAAGGTATACTAA
- a CDS encoding catalase: protein MSKNKKNEQLDQFRAEDKDKKMTTNQGLNVSEDEFSLKAGERGPTLMEDFHFREKMTHFDHERIPERIVHARGYAAHGEFELYESMKEYTKAGFLQDPAKKTPVFVRFSTVAGSRGSGELARDARGFATKFYTEEGNYDLVGNNIPVFFIQDAMKFPDLVHALKPEPHNEIPQAASAHDTFWDFVANNQEAAHMVMWAMSDRAIPRSFRMMEGFGVHTFRFVNDQGKAHFVKFHWKPMLGTHSVVWDEAQKINGKNPDFHRADMFEAIESGNYPEYELGAQIIDESDEFKFDFDILDPTKLWPEEDVPVKIIGKMTLNRNVDNVFAETEQVAFHPGHVVPGIDFTNDPLLQGRLFSYTDTQLSRLGGPNFHELPINRPVCPFHNNQRDGIARQTINQGQVSYHNNSLAGNTPAPSSWEEGGYVHYQEKVEGRKVRARSESFKDHFSQATLFWNSMSDAEREHIKAAFSFELGKVESESVQQQVVDMFANVSMELAKPVADAIGVMPPEKGESDVIKSSPALSQENTSKKAATRKVAVLLGDGFKGSEVSEVLNTLKADGAVPEIVSEKLGMVTGDDGNIVDVDHTFLTGESVLFDAIYVVGGENVSGKFHRETAYFINEAFSHFKPIGGTHEGKKWLEASGKAKSTGVIVDDDMKEFATSFVKAIAAHRFWDRVIE from the coding sequence ATGAGCAAGAACAAAAAAAATGAACAGCTGGATCAGTTTCGAGCGGAGGATAAAGATAAAAAAATGACAACGAATCAGGGGCTGAATGTCTCTGAGGATGAATTTTCCCTAAAAGCAGGGGAACGTGGTCCAACACTTATGGAGGACTTTCATTTTCGTGAAAAGATGACTCACTTTGACCATGAACGGATTCCCGAGCGTATTGTACATGCTAGGGGATACGCAGCACATGGTGAATTTGAACTATATGAATCTATGAAAGAGTATACAAAAGCCGGATTTTTACAGGATCCAGCAAAAAAAACACCTGTTTTTGTGCGGTTCTCAACGGTTGCCGGATCACGGGGGTCTGGCGAGCTAGCCCGTGATGCACGTGGTTTTGCAACGAAATTCTATACGGAGGAAGGAAATTATGACTTGGTAGGGAATAATATTCCAGTATTTTTTATCCAGGATGCTATGAAGTTCCCGGACTTGGTTCATGCACTTAAACCAGAGCCTCATAACGAAATTCCGCAGGCTGCCTCTGCCCATGATACGTTTTGGGATTTCGTTGCAAACAATCAAGAAGCTGCACATATGGTGATGTGGGCAATGTCTGACCGGGCAATACCAAGAAGCTTTCGCATGATGGAAGGGTTTGGTGTTCACACATTCCGCTTTGTAAATGATCAAGGTAAAGCACACTTTGTGAAATTCCACTGGAAACCAATGCTTGGAACTCATTCGGTGGTATGGGATGAAGCACAAAAAATTAATGGGAAAAACCCTGACTTTCACCGTGCCGATATGTTTGAGGCAATTGAAAGTGGAAATTACCCTGAATATGAATTGGGTGCGCAAATTATAGATGAATCAGATGAATTTAAGTTCGACTTTGATATTTTAGATCCAACTAAATTGTGGCCGGAAGAAGATGTACCGGTTAAAATCATTGGTAAAATGACGCTTAACCGTAATGTGGATAATGTATTTGCTGAAACAGAACAGGTTGCCTTCCATCCGGGCCATGTAGTACCAGGTATCGACTTTACAAATGATCCATTGCTGCAGGGCCGGTTATTCTCCTATACGGATACACAATTAAGCCGGTTAGGTGGCCCGAACTTTCATGAACTTCCAATTAATCGACCTGTTTGTCCGTTTCACAATAATCAACGGGATGGTATAGCCAGACAAACGATTAATCAAGGGCAGGTAAGCTATCATAATAATTCTTTAGCTGGAAATACGCCTGCACCCTCAAGTTGGGAAGAGGGCGGTTATGTCCATTATCAGGAAAAGGTGGAAGGACGTAAAGTTCGTGCACGCAGTGAAAGTTTTAAGGACCATTTCTCGCAGGCTACCTTGTTTTGGAATAGCATGAGTGATGCCGAACGAGAACATATAAAGGCTGCTTTCAGTTTTGAACTAGGAAAAGTAGAAAGTGAATCAGTGCAACAGCAAGTTGTTGATATGTTTGCTAATGTAAGTATGGAACTAGCAAAGCCAGTTGCTGATGCAATCGGTGTTATGCCCCCTGAAAAAGGTGAATCAGATGTAATCAAGTCATCACCTGCGTTAAGTCAGGAAAACACCAGTAAAAAGGCAGCAACCCGGAAAGTTGCTGTGTTGTTAGGCGACGGTTTTAAGGGCAGTGAAGTATCTGAAGTATTGAACACACTTAAAGCGGATGGCGCAGTTCCCGAAATTGTTAGTGAAAAGCTTGGTATGGTAACAGGAGATGATGGGAATATAGTGGATGTGGATCATACATTCCTTACAGGAGAATCTGTATTATTTGATGCCATATATGTAGTCGGTGGTGAAAATGTAAGTGGAAAATTCCATAGAGAAACAGCCTATTTCATAAATGAAGCATTTTCCCACTTTAAACCGATTGGCGGTACACATGAAGGTAAAAAATGGCTCGAAGCGAGCGGTAAAGCAAAAAGTACTGGTGTAATCGTTGATGATGATATGAAAGAATTTGCCACTAGTTTTGTTAAGGCTATTGCTGCCCATCGGTTCTGGGATCGTGTAATTGAATAA
- the wrbA gene encoding NAD(P)H:quinone oxidoreductase, translating to MGILDSLFRKKKETNHMSNVKLAVIYYSSTGTNYQLAQWAEESAKEAGAEIKVLKVPELAPEAAIASNPAWQAHVDATQDVPEATSDDLEWADAIIFSIPTRFGNLPSQAKQFLDLQGGLWANGKTVNKVVSGMTSAQNPHGGQEATLLSLYTSMFHWGAIVAAPGYSDPVLFGAGGNPYGTSVTVGQDGKMVEDVEGAVKHQAKRTIEVAAMVKNGSK from the coding sequence ATGGGTATTCTTGATTCATTATTTAGGAAAAAAAAGGAGACGAATCATATGTCAAACGTAAAGTTAGCAGTAATTTATTATAGTTCAACAGGCACCAATTATCAGCTTGCACAATGGGCAGAAGAAAGCGCAAAAGAAGCAGGCGCCGAAATCAAAGTATTAAAAGTTCCGGAGCTTGCTCCAGAAGCAGCTATAGCATCAAACCCTGCATGGCAGGCACATGTTGACGCAACACAGGATGTACCTGAAGCAACATCAGATGACCTTGAATGGGCGGATGCAATTATTTTCAGTATCCCAACACGGTTTGGTAACCTTCCATCTCAAGCGAAACAGTTTCTTGATTTGCAAGGTGGACTTTGGGCAAATGGTAAGACGGTTAACAAGGTTGTTAGTGGAATGACTTCTGCCCAAAACCCACATGGTGGACAAGAAGCAACATTACTATCCTTATACACATCCATGTTCCACTGGGGCGCAATTGTAGCTGCCCCTGGTTATTCTGATCCAGTATTATTTGGTGCTGGAGGAAATCCATATGGAACAAGCGTAACAGTTGGCCAGGATGGTAAGATGGTAGAAGATGTTGAAGGTGCAGTAAAACACCAGGCAAAACGTACAATTGAAGTAGCTGCGATGGTGAAAAACGGAAGCAAATAA
- a CDS encoding c-type cytochrome — protein sequence MLKNKKFLVALLFLAIIMVVSACGGGDDGGNDEGTDTGQSEDNGGGDTTASSGDAKAGAEVYQSNCMSCHGKEGAGGSAPSLQGNDVASDHDAVVKQVKNGGGGMPAFEGTLSKQEIADVSAYISEKVAGMK from the coding sequence ATGTTGAAAAACAAAAAGTTTCTGGTTGCTTTATTATTTCTCGCGATTATAATGGTAGTTTCTGCTTGTGGTGGCGGCGATGATGGTGGCAACGATGAGGGCACTGATACAGGACAATCTGAGGACAATGGTGGCGGAGATACTACTGCTTCATCAGGAGATGCGAAAGCTGGTGCTGAAGTATACCAAAGCAACTGCATGTCCTGCCATGGAAAAGAAGGCGCTGGTGGCAGTGCCCCAAGCTTGCAAGGAAATGATGTTGCAAGTGATCACGATGCAGTAGTTAAGCAGGTTAAAAACGGTGGTGGCGGCATGCCAGCATTTGAAGGAACGCTCTCTAAACAGGAAATTGCGGACGTTTCAGCTTACATTTCAGAAAAGGTTGCTGGAATGAAGTAA
- a CDS encoding VOC family protein has product MMNKIGQIGVPVKNIERAMHFYKDLLSLSFLFNTEGMAFFDCDGVRLMLSLPEKEEFAHPSSVIYFQVDDIQGSYQELTERGISFINEPHLITKAGNTETWMAFFKDSEDNTHALISEFAS; this is encoded by the coding sequence ATGATGAATAAAATTGGTCAAATCGGTGTGCCAGTAAAAAATATAGAACGTGCTATGCATTTTTACAAGGACTTATTGAGCCTCTCGTTTTTGTTTAACACGGAAGGTATGGCCTTTTTCGATTGTGACGGGGTAAGGCTTATGTTAAGTCTGCCCGAAAAAGAAGAGTTCGCACACCCAAGTTCTGTAATTTACTTTCAGGTTGATGACATTCAGGGGTCATATCAAGAACTCACGGAAAGAGGGATTTCATTTATCAATGAGCCGCATCTGATAACTAAAGCCGGGAACACCGAGACATGGATGGCGTTTTTCAAAGACTCAGAAGATAATACACATGCATTGATAAGTGAATTTGCAAGTTAA
- a CDS encoding GlcG/HbpS family heme-binding protein: protein MSEMTLDLAKKLIDGAEKEAKKIDVPMVVSIMDEGGNLIAVHRMDDAWLASIDIAQNKAWTSVALKMPTSDLAEATVPNAELYGLNTTNQGKIVVFGGGIPLVKDGKVVGAVGVSGGAVAQDTQVAEAAVHVFEG, encoded by the coding sequence TTGAGTGAAATGACGTTGGACCTTGCAAAAAAGTTAATTGATGGCGCTGAGAAGGAAGCGAAGAAAATCGATGTACCAATGGTTGTTTCCATTATGGATGAGGGAGGTAACTTAATTGCAGTTCATCGTATGGACGATGCGTGGCTTGCGAGCATTGATATAGCACAAAATAAGGCATGGACATCTGTTGCCCTTAAGATGCCGACAAGTGACTTAGCTGAAGCGACAGTGCCTAATGCGGAGCTATATGGATTGAACACGACGAACCAAGGAAAAATTGTTGTATTTGGCGGTGGGATTCCACTGGTAAAGGATGGTAAAGTAGTCGGTGCTGTAGGTGTAAGTGGCGGTGCTGTTGCTCAGGACACACAAGTTGCAGAAGCCGCAGTACATGTATTTGAAGGCTAA
- a CDS encoding LLM class flavin-dependent oxidoreductase, with product MTSKQFNQIPLSVLDLAPITEGSTAEQSFKNSVELAQHVEKWGFNRFWLAEHHNMPGIASSATSVIIGHIAGATKSIRVGSGGIMLPNHATLVIAEQFGTLETLYPERIDLGLGRAPGSDQATSYALRRTLNMRVDDFPAQVEELQGYFEGGDESRVHAVPGEGLEIPIWLLGSSGFSAQLSAHKGLPFSFASHFAPDYTIPALNLYRDNFKPSRVLQEPYAMLGVNIIAADTDEEAQWLATSQQQQLLSIRSGRPSKLKPPIDNADEVWSAAELAAVDKSLESDATIIGGPDTVKRQLENFIEKTKADEVIVNAQIFDQKARLRSYEIVAEMMD from the coding sequence GTGACCTCGAAACAATTCAATCAAATACCACTGTCTGTACTGGACTTAGCCCCAATCACTGAGGGCAGCACCGCTGAACAGTCATTTAAAAATAGCGTTGAATTAGCACAACATGTTGAGAAGTGGGGATTTAACAGGTTTTGGCTCGCGGAACATCATAACATGCCTGGGATTGCCAGTTCTGCAACATCCGTTATTATTGGGCATATCGCCGGTGCAACAAAAAGCATTCGTGTAGGGTCTGGCGGAATTATGCTGCCCAACCACGCGACTTTAGTGATTGCCGAGCAGTTTGGTACGCTTGAAACATTATATCCTGAACGAATTGATCTTGGGCTTGGACGTGCGCCAGGCAGTGATCAGGCAACTTCTTATGCACTTCGTCGTACATTGAACATGCGGGTAGACGACTTCCCAGCACAGGTAGAGGAGCTGCAGGGATACTTTGAAGGCGGAGATGAAAGCAGAGTTCATGCTGTCCCCGGCGAGGGTCTAGAAATTCCGATCTGGCTGCTTGGTTCAAGCGGGTTCAGCGCCCAGTTATCCGCACACAAAGGACTGCCATTTTCCTTTGCTAGTCACTTCGCACCTGACTATACTATTCCAGCACTTAATTTATACCGGGATAACTTTAAACCGTCACGTGTGCTTCAAGAGCCTTATGCTATGCTTGGGGTAAATATTATAGCTGCTGACACGGATGAGGAAGCGCAATGGTTAGCTACTTCCCAACAACAACAATTACTAAGTATTAGAAGTGGTAGACCAAGCAAATTAAAACCGCCAATTGATAATGCTGACGAAGTATGGTCAGCTGCAGAACTTGCCGCAGTTGATAAATCACTTGAATCAGACGCTACTATTATCGGTGGGCCCGATACGGTCAAGCGGCAATTGGAAAACTTTATTGAAAAGACGAAGGCAGACGAAGTCATTGTAAACGCACAAATCTTCGACCAAAAAGCCAGACTGCGCTCCTATGAAATCGTAGCGGAAATGATGGACTAG
- the rlmN gene encoding 23S rRNA (adenine(2503)-C(2))-methyltransferase RlmN, with protein sequence MSKTSIYGLTFDQLTEWLEDHGQKKFRAQQVWNWLYKKRVTEFSQMNNVNKDCIALLDEHFVLYTLEEAVKQESKDGTIKFLFKLKDGNLIETVLMRFNYGLSVCVTTQVGCNIGCTFCASGLLKKSRDLSAGEIVEQIMNVQKHLDEQGNDERVSHIVVMGIGEPFDNFTNMIDFVRVVNDDKGLCIGARHITISTSGLAHKIYEFADTGIQVNLAISLHAPNDELRTRIMKINKAFPIDKLMKAVDYYLEKTNRRITYEYIMLKDVNDHKEEAVQLAKLLRDKRHLTYVNLIPYNPVDEHNQYERSESESIQTFFETLKQYGINCGVRWENGADIDAACGQLRSKQIKKKKEIV encoded by the coding sequence ATGAGTAAAACATCCATTTATGGACTTACATTTGATCAATTGACAGAATGGCTGGAGGATCACGGACAAAAGAAGTTTCGGGCGCAGCAGGTATGGAATTGGTTGTATAAAAAACGGGTAACTGAGTTTTCACAAATGAACAATGTGAACAAGGATTGTATTGCATTGCTTGATGAGCATTTTGTTTTATACACATTAGAAGAAGCAGTTAAACAGGAATCAAAAGATGGTACAATCAAATTTCTTTTTAAATTGAAAGATGGGAATTTAATTGAGACAGTCTTGATGCGTTTTAATTATGGCTTATCCGTATGTGTAACAACACAGGTGGGCTGTAATATCGGCTGCACGTTTTGTGCAAGCGGGTTACTTAAGAAGAGCCGTGACCTTTCTGCCGGAGAAATTGTTGAGCAAATCATGAACGTACAGAAACATCTCGATGAGCAAGGGAATGATGAACGCGTAAGCCATATTGTTGTCATGGGGATCGGTGAGCCATTTGACAACTTTACGAATATGATTGACTTCGTTCGTGTGGTAAATGATGATAAGGGGCTTTGTATCGGGGCAAGGCATATTACTATATCAACCAGTGGTCTTGCACATAAAATTTATGAATTCGCAGATACTGGCATTCAAGTAAACTTAGCCATATCGTTACATGCACCTAATGATGAGCTTAGAACGCGAATTATGAAAATAAATAAGGCGTTCCCAATAGATAAACTGATGAAAGCGGTCGATTACTATTTAGAAAAAACTAATCGGCGCATTACGTATGAATATATCATGCTGAAGGATGTAAACGATCATAAGGAAGAAGCGGTGCAGCTTGCAAAATTATTGCGTGATAAACGTCATTTAACATATGTAAACCTGATTCCTTATAATCCGGTGGATGAACATAACCAATACGAACGCAGTGAATCTGAGTCCATTCAGACATTTTTTGAAACGTTGAAACAATATGGCATTAACTGCGGTGTACGTTGGGAAAACGGTGCAGACATTGATGCTGCATGTGGCCAGCTGCGGAGTAAACAAATTAAAAAGAAAAAAGAAATCGTATAA